One Cellulosimicrobium protaetiae genomic region harbors:
- a CDS encoding class F sortase: MTQRTNPGPVRPARGARDRLLTLLGAVLVTAAVVAGCSPPSVDEPADGLLGPTADAPPVPVPHRDGAGTAGTSGPARDVPVRPAQDVPAPAPPAPTRVVVADLDVDLPVEPAGVDPEGRMALPGSGDVAAWYRFGPAPASPAGTTVVAAHVDDPDGVGPFARLAEITTGARVDVVDATGASYTYTVTDVRSVPKPDVPLDELFDRTGERRLVLVTCGGAWDRDRRSYSDNVVVTATPVR, translated from the coding sequence ATGACGCAGCGCACGAACCCCGGTCCCGTGCGCCCCGCCCGGGGTGCGCGGGACCGGCTCCTGACCCTCCTGGGGGCGGTGCTCGTCACCGCAGCGGTCGTCGCCGGATGCTCCCCGCCGTCCGTCGACGAGCCGGCCGACGGACTCCTCGGACCGACGGCCGACGCCCCACCCGTCCCGGTCCCCCACCGGGACGGGGCGGGGACCGCAGGGACGTCCGGGCCCGCCCGGGACGTCCCGGTCCGACCGGCCCAGGACGTGCCCGCCCCCGCGCCGCCCGCGCCCACTCGCGTCGTCGTCGCCGACCTCGACGTCGACCTCCCCGTCGAGCCGGCGGGCGTCGACCCCGAGGGGCGGATGGCCCTGCCGGGCAGCGGGGACGTCGCCGCGTGGTACCGGTTCGGCCCGGCACCCGCGAGCCCCGCCGGCACGACGGTCGTCGCGGCCCACGTGGACGACCCCGACGGCGTCGGGCCGTTCGCCCGGCTCGCGGAGATCACGACGGGAGCGCGCGTCGACGTCGTCGACGCGACGGGCGCCTCGTACACCTACACAGTGACGGACGTGCGGAGCGTCCCGAAGCCCGACGTCCCGCTCGACGAGCTCTTCGACCGCACGGGCGAGCGCCGCCTCGTGCTCGTGACGTGCGGGGGCGCGTGGGACCGCGACCGGCGCTCGTACTCGGACAACGTCGTCGTGACCGCGACACCCGTCCGGTGA
- a CDS encoding DUF4397 domain-containing protein — protein sequence MHRTARRSAALAGAATLVTTLAGVGALALPAHAATADGASLSVLHGVPDTPVDVWVNDELTLDDFQPGDLAGPLDLPAGSYSVAITAPDATDTSAPVIGPVDLPLEAGTSYTAVAHLDAGGQPTATLFTNSTEPTAAGQGRLTVRHVAAAPAVDVLAGGTAVVTGLENPKEAVLDLPAGTVSASIAAAGTTEPVLGPADLTVAEGVNTIAYAWGSLEAGNLALATQTVEGLHSSPSGVPAGLSGLAAEAPSSTATGVAIAFGASLFGLLLVAAVVMLARAWREQHAHATHPVRSDRDA from the coding sequence ATGCACCGCACCGCACGACGCAGCGCCGCGCTCGCGGGCGCAGCCACCCTCGTCACCACCCTCGCCGGGGTGGGAGCTCTCGCGCTCCCGGCCCACGCCGCCACCGCCGACGGCGCCTCCCTGTCCGTCCTGCACGGCGTGCCCGACACCCCCGTCGACGTCTGGGTGAACGACGAGCTCACGCTCGACGACTTCCAGCCGGGCGACCTCGCCGGGCCGCTCGACCTCCCGGCCGGGTCGTACAGCGTCGCGATCACCGCGCCCGACGCGACCGACACGAGCGCCCCGGTCATCGGCCCCGTCGACCTGCCGCTCGAGGCAGGGACGAGCTACACCGCCGTCGCCCACCTCGACGCGGGCGGCCAGCCGACCGCGACGCTCTTCACCAACTCGACCGAGCCGACGGCGGCGGGCCAGGGCAGGCTGACCGTCCGCCACGTCGCGGCGGCACCCGCGGTCGACGTGCTCGCGGGCGGCACCGCGGTCGTCACGGGGCTCGAGAACCCGAAGGAGGCCGTGCTCGACCTCCCGGCCGGCACGGTGTCTGCCTCGATCGCCGCCGCCGGCACGACCGAGCCGGTGCTCGGGCCGGCAGACCTGACGGTCGCCGAGGGAGTCAACACGATCGCCTACGCCTGGGGCAGCCTCGAGGCGGGCAACCTCGCGCTCGCCACGCAGACGGTCGAGGGTCTCCACTCCTCCCCGTCCGGCGTTCCCGCGGGTCTCTCCGGTCTCGCCGCCGAAGCCCCGAGCAGCACCGCCACGGGCGTCGCGATCGCGTTCGGCGCATCCCTGTTCGGGCTGCTGCTCGTCGCCGCGGTCGTCATGCTCGCGCGCGCGTGGCGCGAGCAGCACGCGCACGCCACGCACCCCGTCCGGAGCGACCGGGACGCATGA